In Micropterus dolomieu isolate WLL.071019.BEF.003 ecotype Adirondacks linkage group LG17, ASM2129224v1, whole genome shotgun sequence, one genomic interval encodes:
- the map6b gene encoding microtubule-associated protein 6 homolog, whose protein sequence is MAWPCITRACCINRFWTELDKADIAVPLVFTKYSDVADVQHLHHPQPKQKRAGAIAIETQPHPGEQEAGKAPPATGAAAGKDGSTASVMRQDFKAWRVRPEPSCKPRNEYQRSAAPFNNETQYQKDYKPWPIPKKHDHPWIPKSSPTTATSGGPERRAGSGKLELAAAEAEAEVEKSEIEEKMQEKEAKEVTKRSVKREKSAERETGEKTDGQMPADESAEQRKGRAAADALNRQIKEVMSTSSSYRTEFKAYKDVKPVKAIKAPSQYKPPEDGTNLETSYSATFKGEQVKAHPTDNKLVDRRRIRSLYSEPSKEPAKVDKPVSRTKPKKTPTTTTGKMVKKSKEKQLASSQSAKKKPSLGAPEPKPEGVVTKKSKEISNRLAEAKQ, encoded by the exons ATGGCTTGGCCGTGCATTACGCGTGCTTGCTGCATCAACCGCTTTTGGACCGAGCTGGACAAAGCGGACATCGCGGTGCCTTTAGTTTTCACCAAATACTCGGATGTGGCCGACGTGCAGCATCTTCATCACCCGCAGCCGAAGCAGAAAAGGGCCGGTGCCATTGCCATAGAAACCCAGCCCCATCCTGGCGAGCAGGAGGCTGGGAAGGCACCGCCCGCGACGGGTGCCGCAGCGGGCAAAGATGGCTCTACTGCGTCCGTCATGCGCCAAGACTTCAAGGCGTGGAGAGTGCGCCCCGAGCCCAGCTGCAAGCCCAGAAATGAGTACCAACGCTCGGCGGCCCCGTTCAATAACGAAACTCAGTATCAAAAGGATTATAAGCCCTGGCCTATACCGAAGAAGCATGATCACCCCTGGATCCCCAAATCTAGCCCCACCACCGCCACCTCCGGCGGGCCCGAGCGGAGAGCCGGGAGCGGCAAGCTGGAGCTCGCGGCCGCCGAGGCCGAGGCTGAAGTGGAGAAGAGCGAGATCGAGGAGAAGATGCAGGAGAAGGAAGCTAAGGAGGTGACCAAGAGAAGCGTGAAGAGGGAAAagtcagcagagagagaaacggGCGAAAAGACGGACGGGCAGATGCCCGCAGATGAGAGCGCCGAGCAGAGGAAaggcagagcagctgcagaCGCTCTCAACAGACAGATAAAGGAGGTTATGTCCACTTCCAGCAGTTACAG GACTGAGTTCAAGGCATACAAGGATGTGAAACCAGTGAAGGCCATCAAAGCTCCATCTCAGTATAAACCCCCAGAGGACGGGACCAATCTGGAAACCAGCTACAGTGCCACATTCAAGGGGGAGCAGGTGAAGGCTCACCCCACTGACAACAAGTTGGTGGACCGCAGGAGGATACGCAGCCTGTACAGTGAGCCCAGCAAGGAGCCTGCCAAG GTGGATAAACCAGTGTCTCGCACCAAACCAAAAAAGAcgccaacaacaacaacagggaAGATGGTGAAAAAATCAAAAGAGAAGCAGCTTGCTAGTTCCCAGTCAGCCAAGAAGAAACCGTCTTTGGGTGCCCCAGAACCCAAACCAGAGGGAGTTGTCACAAAGAAGAGCAAAGAGATCAGCAATAGACTGGCTGAAGCAAAGCAGTAA